A genomic region of Luteibacter aegosomatissinici contains the following coding sequences:
- the rpsL gene encoding 30S ribosomal protein S12: MTTVNQLVRKSRSPKAYKSASPALQSSPQRRGVCTRVYTTTPKKPNSALRKVAKVRLTNGFEVISYIGGEGHNLQEHSVVLIRGGRVKDLPGVRYHTVRGSLDCAGVTKRRKSRSKYGAKRPKG; encoded by the coding sequence ATGACGACAGTCAACCAGTTGGTGCGCAAATCCCGCAGCCCCAAGGCGTACAAGAGCGCCTCGCCGGCCCTGCAGAGCAGCCCGCAGCGCCGCGGTGTTTGCACGCGCGTTTATACGACCACCCCGAAGAAGCCGAACTCGGCGCTGCGTAAGGTTGCCAAGGTGCGCCTCACCAACGGTTTCGAAGTCATCAGCTACATCGGTGGCGAAGGTCACAACCTCCAGGAGCACTCGGTGGTCCTGATCCGTGGCGGTCGCGTCAAGGATCTCCCCGGTGTGCGTTATCACACGGTTCGCGGCAGCCTCGACTGCGCGGGCGTGACCAAGCGTCGCAAGTCGCGCTCGAAGTACGGCGCCAAGCGCCCGAAAGGCTAA
- the rpsG gene encoding 30S ribosomal protein S7, with amino-acid sequence MSRKGSHPARVVLPDPKHGSQLIARFINMVMKSGKKSVAESIVYGALQHIGEKHAEPVQLVEKALGNIAPAVEVKSRRVGGATYQVPVEVRPGRRMALAMRWVIDAARKRGETSMPRKLAAELLEASESRGGAVKKREETHRMAEANKAFSHYRW; translated from the coding sequence ATGTCGCGTAAAGGTTCCCATCCCGCCCGTGTCGTCCTCCCGGACCCGAAGCACGGAAGCCAGCTGATCGCCCGTTTCATCAACATGGTGATGAAATCCGGCAAGAAGTCGGTCGCTGAATCCATCGTCTACGGTGCCCTCCAGCACATTGGCGAGAAGCACGCCGAGCCGGTCCAGCTGGTCGAAAAGGCCCTGGGCAATATCGCCCCGGCCGTCGAAGTGAAGTCCCGCCGCGTCGGCGGTGCTACGTACCAGGTGCCGGTCGAAGTCCGTCCGGGCCGTCGTATGGCGCTTGCCATGCGCTGGGTCATCGATGCCGCCCGCAAGCGTGGCGAAACCTCGATGCCGCGCAAGCTGGCTGCCGAGCTGCTGGAGGCTTCCGAGTCCCGCGGCGGCGCCGTCAAGAAGCGCGAAGAAACGCACCGCATGGCAGAGGCCAACAAGGCCTTCTCGCATTACCGCTGGTAA
- the fusA gene encoding elongation factor G has protein sequence MARTTPIERYRNFGIMAHIDAGKTTTTERILFYTGVSHKIGEVHDGAATMDWMEQEQERGITITSAATTAFWKGMDRSLPEHRFNIIDTPGHVDFTIEVERSLRVLDGAVFVLCAVGGVQPQSETVWRQANRYKVPRLAFVNKMDRTGANFYKVVDQLKSRLAANPVPMQVPIGAEDNFEGVVDLLKMKAIKWDMESQGMKFEYVDIPADLVEKAEADRTAMIEAAAEATEEMMDKYLGGEELTEAEIIEGLRLRTLRSEIIPVFCGTAFKNKGVQAMLDAVVNLLPSPIDRPPVEGVNEDEQPDTRPAKDDAPFSALAFKIMTDPFVGALTFFRVYSGTLNAGDQVYNPVKSKKERIGRILQMHANERHELKEVRAGDIAAAVGLKDVTTGDTLCAQDHIITLERMSFPEPVISMAVEPKTKSDQEKMGIALGRLAAEDPSFRVRTDEESGQTIISGMGELHLDILVDRMKREFNVEANVGKPQVAYRETIQASDVKSDYKHAKQSGGKGQYGHVVIEMSPISDADRADEKIAAGIKDDFLFINDITGGVIPKEFIPSVEKGLRETITAGPLAGFPVVGVKVKLVFGSYHDVDSSEMAFKLAASMAFKQGFSKAQPVLLEPIMKVEVVTPEDYVGDVMGDISRRRGMLTGQEETPSGKTVNAMIPLGEMFGYATSLRSQTQGRATFTMEFDHYEPAPKNIADEVMKKS, from the coding sequence GTGGCACGCACCACTCCCATCGAGCGCTACCGCAACTTCGGCATCATGGCTCACATCGATGCCGGCAAGACCACCACGACGGAGCGCATCCTGTTCTACACCGGTGTCAGTCACAAGATTGGCGAGGTGCACGACGGCGCTGCGACGATGGACTGGATGGAGCAGGAGCAGGAACGCGGTATCACCATCACTTCCGCCGCCACCACGGCGTTCTGGAAGGGTATGGACCGTTCGCTGCCCGAGCACCGTTTCAACATCATCGACACCCCGGGACACGTGGACTTCACCATCGAAGTGGAGCGTTCGCTCCGCGTGCTCGATGGTGCGGTGTTCGTGCTCTGCGCGGTGGGTGGTGTGCAGCCGCAGTCGGAAACCGTCTGGCGCCAGGCTAACCGTTACAAGGTGCCGCGCCTTGCGTTCGTCAACAAGATGGACCGCACGGGTGCCAACTTCTACAAGGTCGTCGACCAGCTGAAGTCGCGCCTCGCCGCCAACCCGGTGCCGATGCAGGTGCCGATCGGCGCCGAAGACAACTTCGAAGGCGTGGTCGATCTGCTCAAGATGAAGGCCATCAAGTGGGACATGGAGTCCCAGGGCATGAAGTTCGAGTACGTCGATATCCCGGCCGACCTGGTCGAGAAGGCTGAAGCCGACCGTACCGCCATGATCGAAGCCGCGGCTGAAGCCACGGAAGAGATGATGGACAAGTACCTGGGCGGCGAAGAGCTGACCGAGGCCGAGATCATCGAAGGTCTGCGCCTGCGTACCCTGCGCAGCGAGATCATCCCGGTGTTCTGCGGTACCGCGTTCAAGAACAAGGGCGTCCAGGCGATGCTCGACGCCGTCGTCAACCTGCTCCCGTCGCCCATCGACCGCCCGCCGGTCGAAGGTGTGAACGAAGACGAGCAGCCGGATACCCGTCCGGCCAAGGATGACGCGCCGTTCTCCGCCCTGGCGTTCAAGATCATGACCGACCCGTTCGTCGGCGCGCTGACGTTCTTCCGTGTCTACTCGGGCACGCTGAACGCCGGTGACCAGGTGTACAACCCGGTCAAGTCGAAGAAGGAGCGCATCGGCCGCATCCTGCAGATGCATGCCAACGAGCGTCACGAGCTGAAGGAAGTCCGCGCTGGCGATATCGCCGCGGCGGTCGGCCTGAAGGACGTCACGACCGGTGACACGCTTTGCGCCCAGGATCACATCATCACCCTCGAGCGCATGTCGTTCCCGGAGCCGGTGATCTCGATGGCGGTGGAGCCGAAGACCAAGTCGGACCAGGAAAAGATGGGTATCGCCCTCGGCCGTCTGGCTGCGGAAGATCCGTCGTTCCGCGTCCGTACGGACGAAGAATCGGGCCAGACCATCATCTCGGGCATGGGCGAGCTTCACCTGGACATCCTGGTGGACCGCATGAAGCGCGAGTTCAACGTCGAAGCCAACGTGGGCAAGCCGCAGGTGGCTTACCGCGAAACGATCCAGGCTTCGGACGTCAAGTCGGACTACAAGCACGCCAAGCAGTCGGGTGGTAAGGGTCAGTACGGTCACGTCGTGATCGAAATGTCACCGATCTCGGATGCCGATCGTGCGGACGAGAAGATCGCCGCTGGTATCAAGGACGACTTCCTGTTCATCAATGACATCACGGGTGGTGTGATTCCGAAGGAATTCATCCCGTCGGTTGAAAAGGGCCTCCGCGAAACGATCACCGCGGGTCCGCTTGCCGGCTTCCCGGTGGTGGGCGTGAAGGTCAAGCTCGTCTTCGGTTCGTACCACGACGTTGACTCGTCGGAAATGGCGTTCAAGCTCGCCGCATCGATGGCCTTCAAGCAGGGCTTCTCGAAGGCGCAGCCGGTGCTGCTCGAGCCGATCATGAAGGTCGAAGTCGTGACGCCGGAAGACTACGTCGGTGACGTCATGGGCGATATCAGCCGTCGTCGCGGCATGCTCACGGGCCAGGAAGAAACCCCGTCGGGCAAGACCGTCAACGCGATGATCCCGCTGGGTGAAATGTTCGGTTACGCCACGTCGCTGCGTTCGCAGACCCAGGGCCGCGCCACGTTCACCATGGAATTCGACCACTACGAGCCGGCGCCGAAGAACATCGCCGACGAGGTCATGAAGAAGTCCTGA
- the tuf gene encoding elongation factor Tu codes for MAKGKFERNKPHVNVGTIGHVDHGKTTLTAALTKIGAERFGGEFKGYDQIDAAPEEKARGITISTAHVEYESATRHYAHVDCPGHADYVKNMITGAAQMDGAILVCSAADGPMPQTREHILLSRQVGVPYILVFLNKADMVDDAELMELVEMEVRELLSKYDFPGDETPIVKGSARLALEGDQSEIGVPAIINLVDALDTWIPTPERDVDKTFLMPVEDVFSISGRGTVVTGRIERGVIKVGEEIEVVGIRDTQKTTVTGVEMFRKLLDQGQAGDNAGLLLRGLKRDDVQRGQVLAKPGTIKPHTQFEAEVYVLSKDEGGRHTPFFNNYRPQFYFRTTDVTGAIKLPEGVEMVMPGDNVKMAVTLIHPIAMDEGLRFAIREGGRTVGAGVVSKVTA; via the coding sequence ATGGCAAAGGGTAAGTTTGAGCGTAACAAGCCGCACGTCAACGTCGGCACCATCGGCCACGTCGACCACGGCAAGACCACGCTGACCGCCGCTCTCACCAAGATCGGCGCCGAGCGCTTCGGTGGCGAGTTCAAGGGCTACGACCAGATCGACGCGGCTCCGGAAGAGAAGGCTCGTGGCATCACGATCTCGACCGCCCACGTGGAATACGAATCGGCCACGCGTCACTACGCGCACGTCGATTGCCCGGGCCACGCTGACTACGTCAAGAACATGATCACCGGTGCCGCCCAGATGGACGGCGCGATCCTGGTGTGCTCGGCCGCTGACGGCCCGATGCCGCAGACCCGTGAGCACATCCTGCTCTCGCGTCAGGTCGGCGTGCCGTACATCCTGGTGTTCCTGAACAAGGCCGACATGGTCGACGACGCCGAGCTTATGGAGCTCGTCGAGATGGAAGTTCGCGAACTGCTGTCGAAGTACGACTTCCCGGGCGACGAAACCCCGATCGTGAAGGGCTCGGCCCGTCTCGCGCTCGAAGGCGACCAGTCGGAAATCGGCGTGCCGGCGATCATCAACCTGGTTGATGCGCTCGACACCTGGATCCCGACCCCGGAGCGTGACGTCGACAAGACCTTCCTGATGCCGGTCGAAGACGTGTTCTCGATCTCGGGCCGCGGCACCGTCGTGACCGGTCGTATCGAGCGCGGCGTCATCAAGGTCGGCGAAGAAATCGAAGTCGTCGGCATCCGCGATACCCAGAAGACCACGGTCACGGGCGTCGAAATGTTCCGCAAGCTGCTTGACCAGGGTCAGGCTGGCGACAACGCCGGTCTCCTGCTCCGTGGCCTGAAGCGTGACGACGTGCAGCGCGGCCAGGTGCTGGCCAAGCCGGGCACGATCAAGCCGCACACCCAGTTCGAAGCCGAGGTGTACGTGCTGTCGAAGGACGAAGGTGGCCGTCACACCCCGTTCTTCAACAACTACCGTCCGCAGTTCTACTTCCGTACCACCGACGTCACCGGCGCGATCAAGCTGCCGGAAGGCGTTGAGATGGTGATGCCGGGCGACAACGTGAAGATGGCTGTCACGCTGATCCACCCGATCGCCATGGACGAAGGCCTGCGCTTCGCTATCCGCGAAGGCGGCCGCACCGTCGGCGCCGGCGTGGTCTCGAAGGTCACGGCGTAA
- the rpsJ gene encoding 30S ribosomal protein S10, whose protein sequence is MANQKIRIRLKAFDHRLIDRSASEIVETAKRTGATVLGPIPLPTKIERYTILVSPHVDKDARDQYETRTHKRVLDIVDPNDKTVDALMKLDLAAGVDVQIKLG, encoded by the coding sequence ATGGCGAACCAAAAGATTCGCATCCGGCTCAAGGCGTTCGATCATCGCCTGATCGATCGTTCGGCCAGCGAAATCGTCGAGACGGCCAAGCGCACTGGCGCTACGGTCCTCGGCCCGATCCCGCTGCCGACCAAGATTGAGCGCTACACCATTCTGGTGTCGCCGCACGTCGACAAAGATGCCCGCGACCAGTACGAGACCCGTACGCACAAGCGCGTTCTGGACATCGTCGACCCGAATGACAAGACCGTGGACGCGCTCATGAAGCTCGATCTTGCTGCCGGCGTCGACGTGCAGATCAAGCTGGGCTGA
- the rplC gene encoding 50S ribosomal protein L3 translates to MSIGLVGRKCGMSRLFTEDGRSIPVTLIEATPNRVTQVKTVEVDGYNAVQVTAGAKRASLLTNPEKGHYAKAKVEPGRGLWEFRLNADEAGKYEVGAELTAEAVFAVGQTVDVAGVSKGKGFQGTIKRHHFKMGDATHGNSLSHRAPGSIGQRQTPGRVFPGKKMAGHMGAVNRTVQGLEVVKVDAERHLIAIKGAVPGAPGGDVVIRPTTKG, encoded by the coding sequence ATGAGTATCGGACTGGTTGGCCGCAAGTGCGGCATGAGCCGTCTCTTCACTGAAGATGGTCGTTCGATTCCGGTGACGCTGATTGAAGCGACCCCGAATCGTGTGACCCAGGTGAAGACGGTCGAAGTTGACGGCTACAACGCCGTCCAGGTCACGGCTGGCGCCAAGCGCGCTTCGCTGCTGACGAACCCGGAAAAGGGTCACTACGCCAAGGCCAAGGTTGAGCCGGGCCGTGGTCTGTGGGAATTCCGCCTGAACGCGGACGAAGCTGGCAAGTACGAAGTTGGCGCCGAGCTGACCGCGGAAGCGGTGTTCGCTGTGGGCCAGACCGTCGACGTCGCTGGCGTCTCGAAGGGCAAGGGCTTCCAGGGCACCATCAAGCGTCACCACTTCAAGATGGGCGACGCCACGCACGGTAACTCGCTGTCGCATCGCGCCCCGGGCTCGATCGGCCAGCGTCAGACGCCGGGCCGCGTGTTCCCTGGCAAGAAGATGGCGGGCCACATGGGCGCGGTCAACCGCACCGTGCAGGGCCTCGAAGTGGTCAAGGTCGACGCCGAACGTCACCTCATCGCGATCAAGGGCGCCGTCCCGGGCGCGCCGGGTGGCGACGTCGTGATCCGTCCGACGACCAAGGGTTGA
- the rplD gene encoding 50S ribosomal protein L4 — MELNVIGAKSLTVSDEVFGGEYKKALVHQVVTAYQAGGRAGTKAQLSRGELSGTTKKFKKQKGGGARHGDYRAPIFVGGGVTFAAKPRSFEQKVNRKAYRVAIRSIIAELNRQDRLKVVSELSIEKASTKAMIAKLAELEVKGRVLLVSEDATEALYLSARNIPYIHVVDVLALNPVSLVGSDYVVMTVDAVKKVEEWLA; from the coding sequence ATGGAACTTAACGTTATTGGCGCCAAGTCGCTCACCGTCTCGGACGAAGTGTTCGGCGGCGAGTACAAGAAGGCCCTCGTGCACCAGGTCGTCACTGCCTACCAGGCTGGCGGTCGTGCAGGCACCAAGGCGCAGCTGTCGCGCGGTGAACTGTCGGGTACCACGAAGAAGTTCAAGAAGCAGAAGGGCGGCGGCGCCCGTCACGGCGACTACCGTGCTCCGATCTTTGTCGGCGGCGGTGTGACGTTCGCGGCCAAGCCGCGCAGCTTCGAGCAGAAGGTCAACCGCAAGGCTTATCGCGTTGCGATCCGTTCGATCATTGCCGAGCTGAACCGTCAGGATCGCCTGAAGGTCGTCTCCGAACTGTCGATCGAGAAGGCAAGCACCAAGGCGATGATCGCCAAGCTGGCCGAGCTCGAAGTCAAGGGTCGTGTCCTGCTGGTGTCGGAAGACGCCACCGAGGCGCTGTACCTGTCCGCCCGCAACATTCCGTACATCCACGTCGTCGACGTGCTGGCCCTGAACCCGGTCAGCCTGGTCGGTAGCGACTACGTCGTCATGACGGTGGACGCGGTCAAGAAGGTCGAGGAGTGGCTCGCATGA
- the rplW gene encoding 50S ribosomal protein L23: MTTERTLNTLRAPHISEKAARLAEHNQYVFIVAPEATKADVAAAVEQLFDVKVVDVNLVNTKGKVKSFRFRTGNRQGKRKAYVRLADGHTIDVSAKA, from the coding sequence ATGACCACCGAACGCACGCTCAACACGCTTCGCGCGCCGCATATCTCCGAGAAAGCGGCCCGCCTCGCAGAGCACAACCAGTATGTGTTCATCGTTGCTCCGGAGGCCACCAAGGCCGACGTGGCAGCCGCGGTCGAGCAGCTCTTCGACGTCAAGGTCGTGGACGTGAACCTCGTGAACACCAAGGGCAAGGTGAAGTCGTTCCGCTTCCGCACTGGCAACCGCCAGGGCAAGCGTAAGGCTTACGTGCGCCTCGCCGATGGCCACACGATCGACGTGTCGGCCAAGGCCTGA
- the rplB gene encoding 50S ribosomal protein L2: MALITHKPTSPGRRDAVSVRTEGLHKGAPYAALTESQSKTGGRNHFGRITTRHRGGGHKQAYRIIDFKRDKEGIAAVVERLEYDPNRTAHIALLCYADGERRYIIAPKGVAVGDRLVSGSDSPIKPGNCLPLRSIPVGSTIHCIEMKPGKGAQIARSAGASVQLVAREQGYATLRLRSGEMRRVPVECRATIGEVGNSEHSLRKLGKAGAKRWKGIRPTVRGVVMNPVDHPHGGGEGRTSGGRHPVSPWGTPTKGYKTRNNKRTQQFIVRRRK; encoded by the coding sequence ATGGCACTGATCACTCACAAGCCGACCTCCCCGGGCCGCCGCGACGCAGTCAGCGTGCGGACCGAGGGTCTGCACAAGGGCGCGCCGTACGCCGCCCTGACCGAATCGCAGTCGAAGACCGGCGGTCGCAACCATTTTGGTCGCATCACCACGCGTCATCGCGGCGGCGGTCACAAGCAGGCTTACCGCATCATCGATTTCAAGCGTGACAAGGAAGGCATTGCCGCCGTTGTCGAGCGCCTGGAATACGATCCGAACCGCACCGCGCACATCGCGCTGCTGTGCTACGCCGATGGCGAGCGCCGCTACATCATCGCGCCGAAGGGCGTGGCGGTGGGCGACCGTCTCGTGTCGGGTTCCGACTCGCCGATCAAGCCGGGCAACTGCCTGCCGCTTCGTTCGATCCCGGTCGGTTCGACGATCCACTGCATCGAAATGAAGCCGGGCAAGGGTGCGCAGATCGCGCGTTCGGCCGGCGCTTCGGTCCAGCTGGTCGCTCGCGAGCAGGGTTACGCCACGCTGCGTCTTCGCTCCGGCGAAATGCGCCGCGTCCCGGTCGAATGCCGCGCCACCATCGGTGAAGTCGGCAATTCGGAGCACAGCCTCCGCAAGCTCGGCAAGGCCGGTGCTAAGCGTTGGAAGGGCATCCGTCCGACCGTCCGCGGCGTTGTCATGAACCCGGTCGACCATCCGCACGGCGGTGGTGAAGGCCGTACCTCCGGCGGCCGTCATCCGGTCAGCCCGTGGGGCACGCCGACCAAGGGTTACAAGACGCGCAACAACAAGCGCACCCAGCAGTTCATCGTGCGTCGTCGCAAGTAA
- the rpsS gene encoding 30S ribosomal protein S19: MPRSLKKGPFVDLHLVKKVEAAVSANNKRPIKTWSRRSMILPEMVGLTIAIHNGRQHVPVLINENMVGHKLGEFAVTRTYKGHAGDKKGK, translated from the coding sequence ATGCCGCGCTCTCTAAAGAAAGGTCCGTTCGTTGACCTGCACCTCGTAAAGAAGGTGGAAGCCGCCGTTTCCGCCAATAACAAGCGTCCGATCAAGACCTGGTCGCGTCGCTCGATGATCCTGCCGGAGATGGTCGGTCTGACCATCGCCATCCACAACGGCCGCCAGCACGTGCCGGTGCTTATCAACGAGAACATGGTCGGGCACAAGCTCGGCGAGTTCGCGGTGACCCGCACCTACAAGGGCCACGCCGGCGATAAGAAGGGCAAGTGA
- the rplV gene encoding 50S ribosomal protein L22, which yields MSTEAKAILRGARISAQKARLVADLVRGMPVGRASDTLAYTNKKAAHLVRKVLLSAVANAENNLGADVDELKVTRIFVDEGQAMKRMYARAKGRGSRILKRTSHITVVVGN from the coding sequence ATGAGCACTGAAGCCAAAGCGATCCTGCGTGGCGCCCGCATCTCGGCGCAGAAGGCACGCCTGGTGGCAGACCTGGTCCGCGGCATGCCCGTCGGCCGGGCCAGCGACACGCTTGCCTACACCAACAAGAAGGCCGCCCACCTTGTCCGCAAGGTGCTGCTGTCCGCCGTCGCCAACGCTGAGAACAATCTCGGCGCCGACGTGGATGAGCTGAAGGTCACGCGCATTTTCGTCGACGAAGGTCAGGCGATGAAGCGCATGTACGCCCGCGCCAAAGGCCGCGGTTCGCGCATCCTGAAGCGCACCAGCCACATCACTGTGGTTGTTGGTAACTGA
- the rpsC gene encoding 30S ribosomal protein S3 has product MGHKVHPTGIRLGIAKDWNSKWYANKGEYAQYLAADLKVREMLRKKLAAAGISKIQIERPAKTARVTIHTARPGVVIGKKGEDIEKLRKEVTDMMGVPTHINVSEVRKPELDAQLVAESIAQQLERRIMFRRAMKRSVGNAMRLGALGIKINVSGRLNGAEIARSEWAREGRVPLHTLRADIDYGTAEAKTQYGIIGVKVWVYKGEIFDLAAATAEASKEDQQPQQSSRREGGENRRERGERSAK; this is encoded by the coding sequence ATGGGTCATAAAGTTCATCCCACCGGTATCCGCCTCGGCATTGCCAAGGACTGGAACTCGAAGTGGTACGCCAATAAGGGTGAGTACGCCCAGTACCTCGCTGCCGACCTCAAGGTCCGCGAGATGCTGCGCAAGAAGCTCGCCGCCGCGGGTATCTCGAAGATCCAGATCGAGCGCCCGGCCAAGACCGCCCGCGTGACGATCCACACCGCCCGTCCGGGCGTGGTGATCGGCAAGAAGGGTGAAGACATCGAGAAGCTTCGTAAGGAAGTCACCGACATGATGGGCGTCCCGACGCACATCAACGTCAGCGAAGTCCGCAAGCCGGAACTCGACGCACAGCTGGTTGCCGAGTCGATCGCGCAGCAGCTCGAGCGCCGCATCATGTTCCGTCGTGCCATGAAGCGTTCGGTTGGCAACGCCATGCGCCTCGGCGCCCTGGGCATCAAGATCAACGTCTCCGGCCGTCTGAACGGCGCCGAGATCGCGCGCTCCGAGTGGGCTCGTGAAGGTCGCGTGCCGCTCCACACCCTCCGCGCTGATATCGACTACGGCACCGCCGAAGCGAAGACCCAGTACGGCATCATCGGTGTGAAGGTGTGGGTCTACAAGGGCGAGATCTTCGACCTCGCGGCCGCCACGGCCGAGGCGTCGAAGGAAGATCAGCAGCCGCAGCAGTCGTCGCGTCGCGAGGGTGGTGAAAACCGCCGCGAGCGTGGCGAGCGCTCTGCCAAGTAA
- the rplP gene encoding 50S ribosomal protein L16, producing the protein MLQPKRTKFRKMFKGRNDGLAFTSNVVSFGEYGLKATTHGQLTARQIEAARRCITRFVKRGGKLWIRVFPDKPITRKPIEVRMGAGKGGVEFWVAEIQPGRMLYEIEGVDEATAREAMRLAAAKLSVQTQFVSRAVM; encoded by the coding sequence ATGTTGCAACCAAAGCGTACCAAGTTCCGCAAGATGTTTAAGGGCCGCAACGACGGCCTGGCGTTTACCTCGAACGTCGTGAGCTTCGGCGAATACGGCCTCAAGGCGACGACGCACGGTCAGCTGACCGCGCGCCAGATCGAAGCGGCCCGTCGTTGCATCACCCGCTTCGTCAAGCGCGGCGGCAAGTTGTGGATCCGCGTGTTCCCGGACAAGCCGATCACCCGTAAGCCCATCGAAGTCCGAATGGGTGCCGGTAAGGGTGGCGTCGAGTTCTGGGTCGCCGAGATCCAGCCGGGCCGCATGCTTTATGAAATCGAAGGTGTCGACGAAGCGACCGCACGCGAGGCCATGCGCCTTGCCGCTGCCAAGCTCTCGGTCCAGACCCAGTTCGTGTCCAGGGCGGTGATGTAA
- the rpmC gene encoding 50S ribosomal protein L29 — protein sequence MAIKEIKDKSAEELNQHLLDLRKEQFNLRMQKGSGQLTQPHQLRRVRRDIARTKFVLGAKK from the coding sequence ATGGCCATCAAAGAAATCAAAGACAAGTCGGCGGAAGAGCTGAATCAGCATCTGCTGGACCTTCGCAAGGAGCAGTTCAACCTGCGCATGCAGAAGGGCTCCGGCCAGCTCACCCAGCCGCACCAGCTGCGCCGCGTTCGGCGCGACATCGCCCGCACGAAGTTCGTGCTCGGCGCGAAGAAGTAA
- the rpsQ gene encoding 30S ribosomal protein S17 has product MSDNTKAARTLVGRVTSNKMANTVTVLIERQVQHPLLGKIIRRSTKLHAHDETGANEGDVVRIAECRPLSKTKHHRVVEIVTRAEV; this is encoded by the coding sequence ATGAGCGATAACACGAAAGCGGCGCGTACCCTTGTCGGTCGCGTCACCAGCAACAAGATGGCCAACACGGTCACGGTGCTGATCGAGCGCCAGGTGCAGCATCCGCTCCTGGGCAAGATCATCCGCCGCTCCACCAAGCTCCACGCACATGACGAGACCGGTGCGAACGAGGGCGACGTGGTGCGTATCGCGGAGTGCCGCCCGCTGTCGAAGACCAAGCATCACCGCGTGGTCGAAATCGTCACGCGCGCTGAAGTCTAA
- the rplN gene encoding 50S ribosomal protein L14 encodes MIQVQSMLSAADNSGAKEMMCIKVLGGSKRRYASVGDVIKVTIKDAIPRGKVKKGEVYNAVVVRTAKGVRRPDGSVIRFDGNAAVILNNKLEPIGTRIFGPVTRELRSEKFMKIVSLAPEVL; translated from the coding sequence ATGATCCAAGTACAGAGCATGCTTTCCGCGGCTGATAACAGCGGTGCGAAGGAAATGATGTGCATCAAGGTGCTGGGCGGCTCGAAGCGCCGTTACGCCAGCGTCGGTGATGTCATCAAGGTGACCATCAAGGACGCCATTCCTCGCGGCAAGGTCAAGAAGGGTGAGGTCTACAACGCCGTGGTGGTTCGTACCGCCAAGGGTGTGCGTCGCCCCGATGGCTCGGTGATCCGTTTCGACGGTAACGCGGCCGTCATCCTCAACAACAAGCTCGAGCCGATCGGTACCCGTATCTTCGGGCCGGTTACCCGCGAGCTGCGCAGCGAGAAGTTCATGAAGATCGTCTCGCTCGCGCCCGAAGTGCTCTGA
- the rplX gene encoding 50S ribosomal protein L24, which yields MNRIRKGDHVVVITGKNKGQRGDVLRVDGDRVVVSNVNLVKRHTKPNPQANQPGGIVEREAAIHISNVQLFNAAANKGERVGTKTLEDGRKVRVFVSGEVVDA from the coding sequence ATGAACCGTATCCGCAAGGGTGACCACGTCGTCGTGATCACCGGCAAGAACAAGGGTCAGCGCGGCGATGTGCTGCGTGTCGATGGCGACCGTGTGGTCGTCTCGAACGTGAACCTCGTCAAGCGTCACACCAAGCCGAACCCCCAGGCCAACCAGCCTGGCGGTATCGTCGAGCGTGAAGCTGCGATCCATATCTCCAACGTCCAGCTCTTCAACGCCGCCGCGAACAAGGGCGAGCGCGTGGGCACCAAGACGCTCGAAGACGGGCGCAAGGTGCGCGTGTTCGTCTCGGGCGAAGTTGTCGACGCGTAA